The region CCCCACTCCAGCAGCCGCGCCACGTCCGCCGTACCGTCCACGAACCGGTTCAGCAGCGCCACCGACAGCTCGTACTCGGACTGGACGTAACCCCCGACGGCCGCGGTGTACACCGTCAGCTCGGCCTTCTCCTCGTCCGTCCGTACGTGGAGTTCGAACGCGGGCGGCGCCTCACCGCCGCCCATCGCCAGGTCGAGGACCGTGTCCATCACGTTGTTCACCAGCCACCGGGTACTGGAGCGCACCTGCACGTCGTGGACCGTGACCGCGCGGACGTCCGCCCAGGACCAGAACCCCTCCTGGCCCGTACCCACGGCCTGAAGCCCCTCGGGGGTGAGCCGCACCCCGCGCCCGTACCCCTCGGGTTCGGCGCCCACGTACACGCTCTCCTTGGTGATCCAGAAAAGGCCGATCATGGCCACGGACGCCTCCAGCGCAACTAGCGCATCAAACACAGCAAGCACGGTCCCCCTCTGAGACACGCGCAGCCCCGAAACGGTTCACCCGGCGATCACGCTGTCGCCGACCCGGTTCAGTCCGATTCGCGCCGAGCACCGGGTGATACAGCCGATGAAGAGGGCGCTCCAACGACGGACCAGCTTCTCCAGTTCTTCCTCCGACCGAGGTCAGTAGCTCAGATAGAGCAGGAATCCCGCACCGGCTCAACGTCCTCATAGGCGGCAAGGGCTTCGCCTGCACCGGCAGCGGCCCGACCACCAGCACAGCGATCCTGGACGCCGTACGGGCCGAACGGGCCCGCACTGCCCGCCCCCGGACCGTACGTACCTGAGAAGCACTGGAGCACCGATCCGACGAACGCGCGGGAGCCCCTCCCCCAGGGCTCCCGCGCGTTCGTCAGGGAAGGTCGTCCGTGCAGGACGTCGGTGCAGGTCGTCAGTGCCGAAGCACGACTACTTGAGGCCGATCGCCGTGCAGTCCGCCTTGGTCGAGGCCGCGCAGATCTGCTTGACGGTGTAGATGCCGTCCTGGATCACCGTCTCCTTGATGTTCGCCTTGGTCAGGGCGACCACGGGCATCAGCTGGGAGGGGATCTTCTTGTTCGTGGGGCTGTCGACCTTGTCGCGGGTGAGCGCGTCGAACTCGATACCACGCCCCTGGACCTTCGCCACGGCCATCTCGGCGGCCGCGGAGGCCTCGTCGGGGTAGGACTTGTAGACGCTCATGTACTGCTCGCCCCGGACGATCCGCTGCACCGCGTCCAGCTCGGCGTCCTGGCCGGTGACCGGCGGCACCTTGCTGACGCCCATGGTCTTCAGGGCGTCGATGACGGCACCCGCGAGTCCGTCGTTGGCGGAGTAGACACCGGCGATGTTGTTGAGGCCGATGGCCGTGATGGCCTTCTCCATGTTGGCCTTGCCGACGGCCGGGTCCCAGTCCTTGGTGTCGTACGACTTGGAGATGACGACCTTGCCGTTGAGCTCACCCAGGGCGCCGGCCTTGAACTGCGCCGCGTTCGGGTCGGTGGGCGAGCCGTTCATCATGACGATCTTCTTCGAGGCGGCGTCGGTGCCCAGCGCCTCCAGGAGGGCCTTGCCCTGGACCTGGCCGACGAGCTCGTTGTCGAAGGAGATGTAGGCGTCGATCGGGCCCTGCGCCAGACGGTCGTAGGCGATGACGGGGATGCCCGCGTCCTTGGCCTTCTGCACATCGCTCGCGATGGCCTTGGAGTCCACCGCGTCGACGAGGATCACGTCGACCTTGTCGGCCACCATCTGCTGGAACTGCTGGCTCTGCTTGTTGGCGTCCTGAGCCGCGTTGGCGTAGTCGACCTTGCCCTTGTTGTTCGTGAGCTTGGCGACCTGCTGCTCGATGATCGGGTAGTCGAACTTCTCGTAACGGGTGTTGGCCTTCTCCGGGAGGAGCAGACCAACCGTGATGTCGTCACCCTTGGTCGGGCTCGCCTTGGTGCTGCTGCCGCCGATCCCGTCCACGACACCGCACGCGGCGAGGGAGACGGTCATCGCGGAGCAGGCCAGGGCTATGGCGGTACGACGAAGCCGGGTGTTACGAGTGTTCACATCAGGTGCCTTCCGGGCGAGGTAGCTGCTTTGCGACCCAGGTGGCTGAAAGCCAACGCGGCGATCACCTCAGCGTCAAGGAGTAACCACTTAACGAGATGGCAACAGCATTCTGTGTTCCCCAAGTGAACACGATGGGAAGGGGGTGCGCCGCCACTTCCACAGAACCCCTCTGATTGACTTGCGTCACTCGCTCCCCGGCGGCATACAACCCACCCCCACGCCCGGGAGTCTCCAAGGTGGCCGCGCACACCGCAGCACGGATCAGGGGAAGCATGAGACCAGTTGGACGGGGTGGACGGGCGCTCGTCGCGACACTGACGATCGCCACCACCGGGGGCCTGCTCGCCATATCGGGGGCACCCGCCTCCGCCGCGAGCAGCTGCGCATCACCGGCGTAC is a window of Streptomyces mirabilis DNA encoding:
- a CDS encoding sugar ABC transporter substrate-binding protein; this encodes MNTRNTRLRRTAIALACSAMTVSLAACGVVDGIGGSSTKASPTKGDDITVGLLLPEKANTRYEKFDYPIIEQQVAKLTNNKGKVDYANAAQDANKQSQQFQQMVADKVDVILVDAVDSKAIASDVQKAKDAGIPVIAYDRLAQGPIDAYISFDNELVGQVQGKALLEALGTDAASKKIVMMNGSPTDPNAAQFKAGALGELNGKVVISKSYDTKDWDPAVGKANMEKAITAIGLNNIAGVYSANDGLAGAVIDALKTMGVSKVPPVTGQDAELDAVQRIVRGEQYMSVYKSYPDEASAAAEMAVAKVQGRGIEFDALTRDKVDSPTNKKIPSQLMPVVALTKANIKETVIQDGIYTVKQICAASTKADCTAIGLK